The Streptomyces noursei ATCC 11455 sequence GGCCACGGGCGAGATCGCCGAAGTCCTCCGCGGACGGGCCGGCCACGGGGGTCGACCGTCGCAGGCGCCAGGGCCGCGCGCGGCCACCGCTGTGCGGGGCCTCTTCGATATGGCCGTGGCGTGCGAGCTGCCGCAGGTGGAACGAGCAGAGCCCAGAGCTGTGGCCCAGTCGCGCGGCGGCCTCGGTGGCCGTGACGGTGCCGACTTCGGCGAGCAGGTCGAGCAGGGCGGTGCGGACCTCGTGCGCGGGCAGTTCCCCATGGTCCCGCGCGGTCCGGCCGGGCGCGGTGGTGAGGTCGTCTTCAGTCACTTTGCAAAGTCTGCTACTTTGCAAAGCTCCATGCAAGTCCGATGACCCGGGAGCACCGCACCGCCCGACACGGCCGGCGGAAGGCCCGGGACGAGGGGGAAGCACGATGTCACGTCACACCGATCGGCCTGGTCCCGACGACCGGCGCGTCCGGGTCCAGGGCGAACCGGTCGACTCCCACCCCGCTCTGCCGCCGGAGGCCGAACGGGGGTCGGAGCGCCGGATCACCGTGGTGGGCGAGGAGGTCCTCGGTCGTCCGTGCCGCGAGGTGACCGAGTTCGGCACCCCCGAACTCTCCGCGCTGATCGACGACATGTTCCTGACCATGCACATCGCCGACGGCGCCGGCCTCGCCGCGAACCAAGTCGGGGTGGATCTGCGACTGTTCGTCTACGACTGCCCGGACGACCATGGCGTCCGGCACGTCGGCCATCTCGTCAACCCCGTTCTCGAACTGCCCGATCCGGGACGTCGCCGGCTGATCGACGATGTCGAGGGGTGCCTGTCCGTCCCCGGCGCGACCATGGCGGTCCCCCGCACCGACCGGGCCGTCGCCCGGGGCTTCGACAAGGACGGCAGGCCCCTGGTGATCGAGGGCACCGGCTACTTCGCCCGATGTCTGCAACACGAGACCGACCACCTCTTCGGCCACACCTATCTCGACCGGCTCGGCAAGCGGGACCGCAGAGACGCGCTGCGGCAGATGGACGACCGCCACGAGGCCGTCCTCGCCCAACGCGCCCGCAAGGCCGCACTCCTGAGCGGATGACCGGACCACGCGGCGTGGGCGCCCCGCCCCACCGCGCCGGTTCTCGTCGGGATCCATCGCCCCTTTGACGGTATTCGTCACCGATGCGGGTCCGGCTGTTGTGCCCCGGGCCGCGGCGCGAGGGTGTGTGCGTGCCCG is a genomic window containing:
- a CDS encoding winged helix-turn-helix domain-containing protein; translation: MTEDDLTTAPGRTARDHGELPAHEVRTALLDLLAEVGTVTATEAAARLGHSSGLCSFHLRQLARHGHIEEAPHSGGRARPWRLRRSTPVAGPSAEDFGDLARGLEDESWQRWLEQRGQVPAAWRRDEAFSAVAYLTPEEMSRVAAAIRKALAPYGDREQRPLARPEGARPVALITRLFPLLTDAQPDPAADATDGGTAGRG
- the def gene encoding peptide deformylase encodes the protein MSRHTDRPGPDDRRVRVQGEPVDSHPALPPEAERGSERRITVVGEEVLGRPCREVTEFGTPELSALIDDMFLTMHIADGAGLAANQVGVDLRLFVYDCPDDHGVRHVGHLVNPVLELPDPGRRRLIDDVEGCLSVPGATMAVPRTDRAVARGFDKDGRPLVIEGTGYFARCLQHETDHLFGHTYLDRLGKRDRRDALRQMDDRHEAVLAQRARKAALLSG